gcCAATGTCGCACCATGACGGTCTGGGTTTTgggcagactctatggttttgtagcaaaaaacCATTGAGTTTTTGTCCCCAAACCTAGAGAGTTGTGTGCAACGTCAGTGATGTGACATTACTTCCAAGTGACATTGTTGTGCCGTGTGTGTGTAAGATTCCTGGACCGGGTCCAGGATCCTCCCCAACAGGCAatgaggtaggacctggcaaccctactcttggtTCCCCACACTGGCTCACCCATCCACTTAGGTGTCCTTGACCCCTCTGTCAGTCCCTGTCCTATCCCAGTTTCACACCTAAATGCTATTGGTTGAATTGATTTACATTGTGCAATCTTCCTTGAGTCTCACTTGAGAAAGGCAAGCTGTAAATAACATAAAAATAAGTTATAAAAATAtgcatataaataaaaaaattaataacaGATCTTATCTCTTCAGAGGGTTTCTGAGGTCTTTGGAAGGTTTCTGGCGTCAACAGATTATAGCTCTGTACCTATAATATGTGGAAACACTGGGACCAATTCAGATTGCATCTACTAATTGATTTACACCAACTGAGCAACTGGCaactttaaaacaggggtggccaaattgcagctcaggagccacatgtggctctttgacacatcttgtgtggctcacaaagcccccaccaccctgttggatggcttggagaagacatttctctttaaatcacttctccaagccaagccagccggcaggttggagaaggagaagaactgcagatttataccctgcccttctctctgaatcagagactcagagcggcttacgatttcctatatcttctcccccaacaacagacaccctaagaacataagaacataagaacataagagaagccatgttagatcaggccaatggcccatccagtccaacattctgtgtcacacagcggccaaatatatatatatatatatacacacacacacacacactgtggctaacagccactgatggacctctgctccatatttttatctaaccccttcttgaaggtggctatgcttgtggatgccaccacctcctgtggcagtgaattccacatgttaatcaccctttgggtgaagaagtacttccttttatccgttttaacctgtctgctcagcaatttcatcgaatgcccacgagttcttgtattgtgagaaagggagaaaagtacttctttctctactttctccatcccatgcattatcttgtaaacttctatcatgtcacccctcagtcgacgtttctccaagctaaagagccctaagcgtttcaacctttcttcatagggaaggtgttccagccctttaatcattttagttgcccttttctgaactttctccaatactataatatcctttttgaggtgcggcgaccagaactgcacacagtactccaaatgagaccgcaccatcgatttatacagaggcattatgatactggctgatttgttttcaattcccttcctaataattcccagcatggcgttggccttttttattgcaaacgcacactgtcttgacattttcagtgaattatctaccatgaccccaagatctctctcttggtcggtctctgccagttcacaccccatcaacttgtatttgtagctgggattcttggccccaatgtgcattactttgcacttggccacattgaaccgcatctgccacgttgacgcccactcacccagcctcaacagatccctttggagttcctcacaatcctctctggttctcaccaccctgaacaatttagtgtcatccgcaaatttggccacttcactgctcactcccaactctaaatcatttatgaacaagttaaagaggatgggacccagtaccgagccctgcggcaccccactgcttaccgtcctccactgcgaagaatgcccatttatactcactctctgcttcctattactcagccagtttttgatccacaagaggacctgtccttttactccatgactctcaagctttctaaggagcctttgatgaggaactttatcaaaagctttctggaagtcaaggtaaacaacatctatcgggtctcctttgtccacatgtttgttcaccccctcaaagaaatgtaacaggttagtgaggcaagatcttcccttgcagaacccatgctgagtcttcctcaataacccgtgttcatcaatgtgcctactcattctgtccttgataatggtttctaccaactttcccggtattgaagtcagactgactggcctgtaatttcccggatctcctctggaaccctttttaaagatgggggtgacatttgctaccttccagtcctcaggaacggaggcagatttcaatgaaagattacagatttttgttagaagatccacaagttcaactttgagttctttcagaactctcggatgtatgccatccagacccggtgacttattagtttttaatttgtctattagttgtaggacctcctcttttgtcacctcaatctgactcaggtctttcaacaccccttccaatattagtggttctggggcgggcaaacacttctcatcttccacggtgaagacggaggcaaaaaatgcattcagcttctcagccatttccccatcctccttcagtaatccttttaccccatggtcatccaagggccccactgcttccctggctggtttcctacttctaatatatttgaagaaatttttattgttggtctttatgttttttgcaatatgctcctcatagtccctttttgcctgcctgatcacagtcttgcatttgatttgccactgcctgtgttcccttttattaatctcacttggactggttttccaccgcttaaaggagtccttcttaccttttacagcttccattactttgtttgttaaccatgctggcctcttcttatacctgtttgtgcctttcctaacttgtggtatgtattttatctgagcttctaggattatagttttaaatagtctccaagcttccccaagggttttgaccgtatttacctttcctttcagtttcctcctcacatgcctcctcatctcagagaatttaccccttttaaagttaaatgtggttgtggcggtctttttgggcaactccctatttatacaaacggtgaaatcaataacattatggtcactgttcccaagcggcgcaatcacttttacgtctctcactaagtcttgggcattacttaggaccagatccaggatcgccccacctctggtaggttctgagaccatctgctccatagcacagtcattgagagcatcaagaaactcaatctctttctctcgaccagaacacatattgacccaatcaatctgcgggtagttaaaatcacctattacgacacagtttttacgtttagccgctatctttaatccttccatcatattataatcgtcctctctcttttgatttggtgggcgataacaaactcccatagttaaatttccttttgggccctctatttcaacccaaagcatttctaaaagggaatctaattctctgacctcagtcttactggaccgtatatcctctctgacatacagagccaccccacctccaacccttccctccctatccttccgatataacttatatccaggaatcactgtgtcccactgattctcctcattccaccaagtttctgaaattcccacaatgtctatgttttctcccaacactaaacattccaattcaccaattttactttggacacttctagcatttgcatacaaacatttataatttcccaggcaagctaggcccgccatctctgtcctgccgcctcgagactctggcagacagtccatactatttgtcaccatcacagtggacaactctgatccgttactcggtagaaaaatagaagccaacccttcatctctttgagatgagtcctcccgaaccagagacattccatctcctgtcggctttcccccaagatttagtttaaaaactgctctgccacctttttgattttaagcgccagcagcctggttccatccggagacaagtggagaccgtctcttttgtacagctcccgcttgttccagaaagcatcccagtgcctaacaaacttaaacccttcctccttacaccatcgtctcatccacacattgagacttctaatttgcgcctgtctctcctgccctgcacgtggaacaggtagcacttccgagaaggccaccttggaggtcctggccttaagtctcccacctagcagcctaaatttctcctccaggacctcacgactgcatttccccacatcgttggtgccaacatgcaccacgaccacaggctcctccccagcactgtctatcagcctatctactacacgcgtaatgtccgctaccttcgcaccaggcaggcaagtcaccatacggtcaatacgcggtttcgccacccagctgtctacttgcctaaggatcgaatcaccaactaccaagaccccccctctccccctgtccagggatggttccttggcgtgaaaggattcccgctcaccaaccgaagaagaggtcccttctgagggcgcattccccttatcctcagcaaggtgccctgttccctctagaccctcacgctctctggcagcaacggggctgccacattcagagcggggctcatctaatacgcccccaagagtcttccccaattgcctaactgaccgtctctgcttctccagggcagtcacctcggcctcaagggtacgaactcgttccctgaggaccaggagctccttgcatcgagcacacacccaagacttctgtcctgtgggcagatagtcatacatgtgacactcagtgcaaaacactggaaagcccccacccccctgctggcattctaccttcatgatatatatattaaatatacagtcctctttaaatgctgttatttacgtggctccccttctggaagatcaacttaccttattgggagaacaaggaaatcagggatctgggttcctggtccttaggaagcccccaggcaaagagccacaggccaagagccctttagctctctttggcaaggcgcagcttaaaatgcaaagagggtggagcagaccactcctaagcaatcatcaacaattactctcaatcaatcaatcaatcactttcacctttagcccactcacccaaacgtacagcagttccccagctatcacaactcagccttttcagcagtcacccaagcctcagaatgaagtctttcaaaacgcagaaatccttagcaacttctccagctgtctcagcttatcagagctgctctgctctgttctgttcctctcaggcctctctgagatgtgctcagcctttggcaaggcgcagcttaaaatgcaaagagggtggagcagaccactcctaagcaatcatcaacaattactctcaatcaatcaatcactttcacctttagcccactcacccaaacgtacagcagttccccagctatcacaactcagccttttcagcagtcacccaagcctcagaatgaagtctttcaaaacgcagaaatccttagcaacttctccagctgtctcagcttatcagagctgctctgctctgttctgttcctctcaggcctctctctctcaggcctgtgaggtgggtggggctgagagggctctcacagcagctgccatttcaaggacaacctctgccagagctatggctaacccaaggccattccagcaggtgcaagtggaggagtggggaatcaaatccggttctcctagataagaatccatgcacttaaccactacaccaaattggcttttaaagttaaatgcatttaaagttaaagttgctttttcccatctctccctccccatctttccctccctccctctcttcctgtcttgtgtctctcaagCACCTGAAGTTCATGCCTGGCAGCTCTTAAACATccggtgtttattctatgtggctcttaggttaagcaagtttagtcACCCCTGTTTTAAAATATTCTCTTGGGGTGACCCAGGAAAGAACTGTAAGTGAAAGGTGTATGGCAGGGGCTTTCTTCCTGTCCAACATTTTAAAGGCTCGGTATTAGCAAAAAtatcctgacttggatagcccagaacAGCCTGATCTTATCAAAACTCAGAAGCTCATAAGGCTCagccctggctagcatttggtgggagacctccaaggataCAGCAGAGTGCCTGCTTTCTCTTGGGCATGGGGAAGTGGAGTTGAGTGGCAGAGAATCAGCTTTGCTTGTAGCAGACATAGGGTTCAGCCCTTAGCATATCCATCATAAAAAGGATCTACCAATaaatagatgatgtgaaagacctctctcaaGACCAAatgtctaattcagtataagtgaataagagtgtggagcaacaagcatcaagcatctgaaaaaaggcacaaagatcaatgtttacaaagcagttgtgatgacaaccctcatctacggctccgaatcgtgggttttataccgtcatcacctgcgactcctcgagcgctttcatcagcgctgccttcgcaccatcctcaacatccactggagtgactttgtgaccaacactgaagtcctcaagcgggcggaggttaccagtatcgaggcactgctgctgaagacgcagctgcgctgggcagggcatatttctaggatggaaaaccaccgccttcccaagattgccctgtatggcgaactctccactggccatcaaaatagaggggcaccaaagaagaggtacaaggactccttgaagaaatcccttggtacctgtcgcatcaaccatcaccagtggtctgacctagcctcagatcgcaaagcatggagacacaccatccaccaggctgtctcttcctttgagaacgcatgcatagctggtcttgaggacaaaaggagattgaggaagaatcgcactgctacagcaccaaccctaaatcagacttttccctgcagccactgtggccggacctgcctgtcccgcattggtcttgtcagccaccagcgagcttgcagcagacgtggactattgcacccttcttaaatcttcgttcgcgaagccaagccgagagagagcttTGTGTGTAAGACTGACCtagattgcccaggctagccttatctcatcaaatcttggaagttaagcatggTCAACCccagctggtatttggatgggagtcctccaaggaataccagggtcatgacatggagccAAACAATGGCTCTTAccttgaatgtctcttaccttgaaaactctacaaggtcaccataaatcagctgtgacctgaaaatgaaaggaaggaaggaaggaaggaaggaaggaaggaaggaaggaaggaaggaaggaagggagggagggagagagggagggagggagggagggagggaggaaggaaggaaggaaggaaggaaggaaggaaggaaggaaggaaggaaggaaggaaggaaggaaggaaggaaggaaggaaggaaggaaggaaggaaggaaggaaggaaggaaggaaggaaggaaggaccctCCATGgaggaatgggcgggatataaataaactaagaataataaaaaagaaagaagaaactaCCAGAACTATTAAATATCCTAATAGGATTCTCTTAGGATCTAGTGGTAAATTATCACAAATAAACCATATCTTGATAAAATAGGTCAAAGGTGGACATGTCCATACCACGTGTTTCAACTTTGCATGTCTTAATGAAATTTCCAACATACatctaccctgacctggatagcccaggcaagcccgatctcagaagcaaagcagggttgactctggcaagtacttggatggaagacttccttggaataccagcagtcagaaggacaggggcaggctttattcagccacctctctgaatatccttgaAGACGCCAGtatgggtcagtcaccagaggtcatcatgaGGTGTAAGATACTATTGCAAAAATACTTTACAAAAATTTATTTCAAATACATACAGATTAGTTTCAGGTGCACATTTCCCCAAATCCAATTCTATTTCTCTACACTTAAACCAGTTCAATAATTGTCTTCACATTTCTTCATGTAGCTTAATGGAGTAGTAGTATCTAAACTTAATATCTATTAGTCATCTTGAGCAATTATGCCACTAGAGATATGATCATCTAGATTTGAGTGAAGAAGAAATTTAGAgacaaaaaattatttatttattaggggGTTTTGTACTCACTGTTCACCCAAACGATCTCACAACAACTTACACTAAGGTGAAAACATCgtaaaaacaaataacaaatataaacattaaaatattaaaatatgtgtcaataggaaaggaaaggtcccccgtgcaagcaccagtcgtttccgactctggggtgacgttgctttcacaaagttttcatggcagactttttatggggtggtttgccattgccttccccagtcatctacactttcccgcagcaagctgggtcctcattttaccaacctcggaagaagaagaagaagatattggatttatatcccgccctccactccgaagagtctcagagcggctcacaatctcctttatctccctcccccacaacagacaccctgtgaggtgggtggggctggagagggctctcacagcagctgccctttcaaggacaacctctgccagagctatggctggcccaaggccatgctagcaggtgcaagtggaggagtggggaatcaaacccggttctcccagataagagtccgcacacttaaccactacaccaaactggatggaaggctgagtcaacctcgagccagctacctgaaaacccagcttctgccggggattgaactcaggtcatgagcagagtttaggactgcagtactgcagctttaacactctgcgccatggggctcttatgtgTCAATAACCATACCATTAAAAAACAGCCCAAACGTGGTTATTCTCCAAAGGCCAACCTAGGCAATTCGGCTTTCAGGGTATGTGCTTTTGATAGACAAAATCCCTCTATCAAGTAGTCAAATCTCTCTTAATCAGATATGTATGAGATATAGTCAGATAATCTCAAAGAtgttactgcagaccaacatggctaccttctgaaactagAGATATGATTGTTACTCTTCAGTAAAACCATCATGCTTTCTCTACAGGGTAAAGTTATGGTCCAGTAGCTCCTAGAAGATCAACAACATTATCCAATTGGTAGCAACAATATTCTACTTTCTGGCAAGTGCCTTCATCAGAGCTCCTTTTACATCTCTGTTCCTCAGGCTGTAGATTAGGGGGTTCAGCATAGGGATGACAACCCCATAGAACACTGATGCTACCTTCTCTTCATTAGTAAAAATCTTCTTCTGAGGTCGCAAGTACAAGGCCATGATTGTGCTGTAGAAGATACCCACCACAAGCAAGTGCGACCCACAGGTTGACAAGGCCTTACTCCACCCATGGTCCGACCGCACGTGCATCACTGCCAGACCAATGCGCCCGTATGTCATCAGGATGAAAGCAAAGGGCACGAGCACGGTGAAAACACTATTCATCATCATAACCAAGCCACTGGCACGGGTATCTGAGCAACCAAGTTTCAACACTGCCTGGACTTCGCACTTGAAATGGTTCACCACATTGTGTCTACATGAACGGCCATGCATGTCAATGGCAGGGATGATGgtcaagaggaaggaggagacccACAAGCCAGATGCCAGCAGGATGCACACCTTCCGGCTCATGATTAGACTGTAGCGCAGGGGGCTACATATTGCTATATAGCGATCATATGCCATAACGGCGAGCAGAAGACATTCTGCTACTGCCAAGAAGAGAGCGATGCTCATCTGGGTTAAACATCGGCCTGGTGTAATAGTGGGTCTATCTGTGAAGCAGTGCACCAACATCTGTGGGACTGAAGTGGTGATGTAGCAGACGTCAATGAAGGAAAGGTTGCTAAGGAAGAAATACATGGGTGTGTGAAGGTTTGAATCAGTCACAATCAGTATAACGATGAGTCCATTCCCACCTATGGTGACCAAGTACATGGCCAGGAAGATAAAGAACAGTGCAAACCGTACTTGGGGATGGCTAGAGAGACCCAGAAGCACAAATTCAGTCACTTCAGTTCCATTTTCCTTGTCTTCCATGTTGCCTGAAAAAGTAGAGAAATATGCTACATTACAGTCACTCGTTCACAATCCACTGCTTTTATAGTGCTGTGATCCACTGTTGATTGAATCGGAATGATTAAACTGAAATGACCTAAGTAGTGTAGGCGCATTCACCTACTCTGAAGCACAGTTTGTGAAATCCAAATAATCATTGACAGATGCTTACCTATGTGCTTAGGATAGCTAAGAAACATGGTGGAACACATTTCCCTTGAAGAATCTGAATAtttatccccagggcttttttgtatcaggaacttctttgcatattaggccacacaccccaatggaGCCAATcaaccaagagcttacagggctcttagtacaagacctactataagttccaggaggattggctacatcagggaggagtggcctaatatgcaaaagagttcctgctataaaaaagtccAGTTTATCTCATTCTTTCTGCTCTCAGTATCTTCCCTTCTTGTCCTCCCTTTGTTTATTTCAGAGATGGGCTGACAACTGGCCTCTCTACATTGAAATACATTTAAATACTAACATTTGCCAAAAGCTACCAGTCACCTAGGCAAGAGTGTACACCTTCACTCACTccagtcttaagaacataagaacataagagaagccatgttggatcaggccaacggcccatcaagtccaaca
This region of Heteronotia binoei isolate CCM8104 ecotype False Entrance Well chromosome 13, APGP_CSIRO_Hbin_v1, whole genome shotgun sequence genomic DNA includes:
- the LOC132581872 gene encoding olfactory receptor 13H1-like, translated to MEDKENGTEVTEFVLLGLSSHPQVRFALFFIFLAMYLVTIGGNGLIVILIVTDSNLHTPMYFFLSNLSFIDVCYITTSVPQMLVHCFTDRPTITPGRCLTQMSIALFLAVAECLLLAVMAYDRYIAICSPLRYSLIMSRKVCILLASGLWVSSFLLTIIPAIDMHGRSCRHNVVNHFKCEVQAVLKLGCSDTRASGLVMMMNSVFTVLVPFAFILMTYGRIGLAVMHVRSDHGWSKALSTCGSHLLVVGIFYSTIMALYLRPQKKIFTNEEKVASVFYGVVIPMLNPLIYSLRNRDVKGALMKALARK